From Pararhizobium sp. A13:
TGGTTTCGGGCGATTTGAAAAAATTCATATATAAAACATGTAGTTAGATATGGGGTATTATGATACCGCAATTTATCCCGGTGGAATCGAATAGGTCGCGGTTGCGTGCGCCACCAATTCTTCTCCATCGAGTTCCGAAATTGCCGCATCGAGCACGGCCAGCCGCTTGCCAAGTTTCAGAATGCGGCAAGTACATTGCAGCGGCCCGAGTTGCGGCTTGTGAAGGAAGTTGATGTTGAGACTGGTGGTGACGGCGAGTGCGACCGGGCCGATATGGGCAAGCAGCGTGATATAGGCCGTGACGTCGGCGAGCGCGAACAGGGTCGGCCCGGAAACAGTGCCGCCGGGACGAAGGTGCTTTTCCTTCGGATCGAGCCGCATCGTGGCAAAGCCTGGACCTGTCGCCACGACCTCGAAGATCTTGCCGTCCGTATGGACCTCGGAAAAATCCGTTTCGAGAAAACGGTTGAGATCGTCGACGGTGAGGATCGGCTCCACCGGCATGGCTCACTCCCAGAATGCCTACCCTGCTTTACAGACCGCTGATCGACAAGGGCAAGCGGGAAGAAAGTCTTAGAGGCTGCTTGAAACGGTGGTTGGTGCGGCGTACCAAGCGCTGATCCGGCCAAGCGCTGATCCGGCCAAGCGCTGATCCGGCCGAGCGCTGAGCCGGCATGAGACTGAGGAGAAAAGACATGGCAGACGTGGTTTCCCTGCGCAGGCAAGAGCCGCACGGCCTGGTGCTGCGCGAGGTTTCGGGCAAGGTGCTGCGGCTGACGCTGAACAATCCTCCGGCAAATGCCCTCTCGATTGCGCTCCTGGACGCGCTGGCGGCCGAACTGGATGCCGCCGCCAAGTCGACCGATATTCGTGTCGTCATTCTGGCCGCTTCGGGCGAACTGTTTTCGGCTGGCCATGACCTCAAGGAACTGACCACGCATCGCGCGGACGAAGACAAGGGCAGGGCGTTCTTCGAAAAATCCGTCCGGCTTTGCGCCGACCTCATGCTGAAGATCAGCCATCTGCCCCAGCCGGTCATCGCCGAGATCGACGGACTGGCCACGGCGGCGGGCTGCCAGCTGGTGGCGAGCTGCGACCTGGCGATTTGTACCGACACTTCGACCTTCTGCACGCCCGGCGTCAATATCGGCCTGTTCTGCTCGACACCGATGGTCGCCGTCTCGCGCGCCGCGCACCGCAAGCAGGCGATGGAAATGCTGCTCACCGGCGAGACGATCGACGCCTCGACCGCAAAAGATTTCGGCCTCGTCAATCGCATCGTGCCGAAGCAATATCTGCAGCAGGTCGTCAACAAATACGCCGCCGTCATCGCCTCGAAGTCGCCGCAGGCGCTGAAGATCGGCAAGGAGGCGTTTTACAGGCAGGCGGAGATGGGCATCGCCGAAGCCTATGATTTCGCCACGGGTGTCATGGTGGAGAATATGCTGGGGCGTGACGCGGAAGAAGGGATGGGCGCATTTCTGGGCAAGCGGATGCCGGAGTGGAAAGAGGATTGATAGCCTTGCTATCCGGTAGACGTTCTACGTGTCGGTAGTATGTTTTGCGGACGATCAAGACGATCGCCAATAGTGCCGAAATTCACCCCGGCGTGATGCTCAAGGAAGAACTCGAAGCGCGTGGTATGACAGGCAACGCGCTGGCGCTAGCGTTACGGATAAATTCCGGTCGCGTTTCCGAGATTTTAAACGGAAAGCGTGCGATCTCGGCTGATACCGCCTTGCGGCTCGGCCGTTTCTTCGGAAATGATCCGCAGTTCTGGCTGGGGCTTCAGGCGACATACGATCTCGCCGTTGCGTCGCGGCAAAATGGCGATCGGATCAAGACTGAAGTGCTGCCCGCCAAATCAGCAGCATAACGCTCGCCTTCAAGCGAGCTTCAGCATCAGCGCCCCGAGCGCGATCAGACAGGCGGCCGCGATGCGGAAGATGCTGACGCGCTCCTTGAGGAAGACGATGGAAATGACGATGGCGAAGAGGATCGAGGTTTCGCGCAGCGCCGCGACGGTGGCGACCGGCGCTTTCGTCATCGCCCACAGCGCCAGGCCATAGGCGCCGATCGAGCCGCCGCCGCCGATCAGCCCACGCCACCATTGATGACGGACATGGCGCAGGACGGGCTTGACGCCGCGCGTGACGAAGGCCCAGGCAAACAACAGGACTGGCGGCAGCAAGGCCATCCACAGCGTGTAGGAGATCGGATTGAGCGCGATGCGGGCGCCGATGCCGTCGACATAGGTATAGCTGGCGATGACCACGGCATTGGCGAGCGCCAGGAGGATGGCATGTTTGCCGCCCTTGCGCGCTTCGAAGGCGAGCGTCAGCACGCCGGTCGAGATCGTCAGGACGCCGGCCAAAGCGCCACTCGAAAGGTTCTCGCCGATCAGCGCGCCGCTTGTTGCCGCCACCAGCAAGGGCGCGACGCCGCGCATCAGCGGATAGACGAGACCGATATCGCCGGCGCGGTAGGAGGCGGCCACAAGCTGGAAATAGGAGAATTGGAACAATGCCGACACGAGAATGAACGGCCAGGCATCCGGATGCGGCAGCGGCATGAAGGGAAGGAAGGGCAGGGCAACGACCGCCGCGCCGAGCGCAACCATCGCCGCATCCAGGGATTTCTCCGATCCCGCCTTGACCAGCGCATTCCAGGTCGCGTGCAGTAACGCCCCGAACAGAACGAGAGCGATGACGTCGAGGGGCAAGATGAACCTTCGGGGACGCGAGGAAGATCGGATACCCGCATTTTCTGAAGGCGAGCATCGGGAAAAGCAACCCGATTCTGACGGATAGCCAGATTTGGCGACGCCGCGGACGCTGTCGCCTTTGGATTCGCATGCAAAGCGCCGCCGATTGGTTGACAGTGGAGGAGGCTATCCCAATTATCGCGCGACGATTGCTTTGGGCGGACTTCGACGATGAACCATGATGCGTATCCGGATTTTTACATCTCCGACATTCTTAAATCGACGAAGACGATTGCGCTCGTTGGCGCGTCGCCGAACCCCGAGCGACCGAGCCATCGCGTGATGGCGTTCCTGCTGCGCAAGGGCTATACGGTTTTTCCGGTCAATCCGGGCCAGGCCGGCAAGGAAATCCAGGGGCAGAAGGTCTATGCCCGGCTTGCCGATATTCCCACTCCCATCGACATGGTTGATGTCTTCCGCGCCGCCCACGCCCTTCCGGCGCTGGTCGATGAAATCCTTGCGCTGGAAGGGCGGCCGAAGGTGATCTGGGGGCAGTTATCGGTGCGCGACGATCGGGCGGCGGCAAAAGCGGAAGAGCAGGGCATAAAGGTCGTTATGGACCGTTGCCCGGCGATCGAATATCCGCGTCTTGTCGGCTGACCCCGCTCGCTGCTGACAATCCAGATTGGAAATCCTTGCTCGCGCAGCGTGCAAATCGGGCAAAACAGTCTTTGACCGAAAGGCGCAGCCTCTGAAATAGTGCGCCGAACTTGATCAAAGGGGGATACGTCCGTGAAGAACAATCCAGGTTTCAGTACGCTTGCCATTCACGCCGGCGCCCAGCCCGATCCGACCACCGGGGCCCGCGCGACGCCGATCTACCAGACGACGAGCTTTGTCTTCGACGACGCCGATCATGCCGCCTCACTGTTCGGTCTGCAGGCCTTCGGCAATATCTATACCCGCATCATGAACCCGACGCAGGCGGTGCTGGAAGAGCGTGTCGCGGCACTGGAAGGCGGTACCGCTGCGCTCGCCGTCGCTTCTGGCCATGCAGCTCAGCTGCTGATCTTCCACGCCCTCATGAGCCCGGGCGACAATTTCCTGGCCGCGCGCCAGCTCTACGGCGGCTCCGTCAACCAGTTCGGCAATGCCTTCAAATCCTTCGACTGGCGGGTGCGGTGGGTCGATACGGCCGATATCGCCTCCTTCGAAAGCCAGATCGACGAGCGCACCAAGGCGATCTTCATCGAGAGCCTTGCCAATCCCGGCGGCACCTTCGTCGATATTGCGGCGATCTCGGAGGTTGCAAAGAAGCATGGTCTGCCGCTGATCGTCGACAACACGATGGCGACGCCCTACCTCATCCAGCCGATCGAGCATGGCGCTGACATCGTCGTGCATTCGCTCACCAAGTTCATGGGCGGTCATGGCAATTCGATGGGCGGCGTGATCGTCGATGGCGGCACGTTCGACTGGTCGAAATCGGGCAAATATCCAATCCTCTCCGAGCCGCGCCCGGAATATGCCGGCATGGTGCTGCATGCGACCTTCGGCAATTTCGCCTTCGCCATCGCCTGCCGCGTCTTGGGTCTGCGCGACTTCGGGCCGGCAATCTCGCCATTCAACGCTTTCCTGCTTTTGACGGGCATCGAGACGCTGCCGCTTCGGATGCAGCGCCATTGCGACAATGCGCTTGCAGTCGCCACCTGGCTCAGCACGCATGACAAGGTCGCCTGGGTCAACTATGCCGGTCTGGAGGGCGACGCCAACTACGCGCTCCAGCAGACATATTCGCCGAAAGGGGCGGGAGCGGTGTTCACCTTCGGCATGAAGGATGGCTATGAGGCGGGAAAACGCTTCGTCGAAGGGCTGGAGATGTTCTCCCACCTCGCCAATATCGGCGACACCCGGTCCCTCGTCATCCATCCGGCGTCCACGACCCACCGGCAGTTGACGGCGGAACAGCAGACGGCGGCCGGAGCCGGCCCGGAAGTCGTGCGCCTGTCGGTCGGCATCGAGGACGTTGCCGACATCATCGCCGACCTCGACCAATCGCTTGCCAAGGTTTGATACCGTTTAAAATGGCCGGGAAACCGGCCGTTTCCTCCAGGGAGCCCATTATGACACTCGCCCTGATATTCGATCCGTCGTCGCTTGAACCGGAGATCGGCGCACCTGCGCCGGATCGCCTGATCTCCGGCAATCCGCAGTTCCGCACCTGGAATTTCGAGGAAGCCGAAGGCGGCATCTATGCCGGCATCTGGGAGGCGACGCCGGGAAAGTGGCGTATCGTTTATGAGGAGTGGGAATATTTCCACATTCTCTCCGGTCATTCCGTCGTCACCGAAGAGGGCGGCGCCGCGACGCATCTCAAAACCGGGGACAGCATGATCCTCAGACCCGGCTTCAAGGGAAGCTGGGAAGTCATTGAAACGACTCGCAAGGACTATGTGATCAGGGTTTAATTCGGCTTTGACTACCACCTTACGATGACCCCGAATTGAATCTGGCCGTCAATGGACAAC
This genomic window contains:
- a CDS encoding O-acetylhomoserine aminocarboxypropyltransferase, yielding MKNNPGFSTLAIHAGAQPDPTTGARATPIYQTTSFVFDDADHAASLFGLQAFGNIYTRIMNPTQAVLEERVAALEGGTAALAVASGHAAQLLIFHALMSPGDNFLAARQLYGGSVNQFGNAFKSFDWRVRWVDTADIASFESQIDERTKAIFIESLANPGGTFVDIAAISEVAKKHGLPLIVDNTMATPYLIQPIEHGADIVVHSLTKFMGGHGNSMGGVIVDGGTFDWSKSGKYPILSEPRPEYAGMVLHATFGNFAFAIACRVLGLRDFGPAISPFNAFLLLTGIETLPLRMQRHCDNALAVATWLSTHDKVAWVNYAGLEGDANYALQQTYSPKGAGAVFTFGMKDGYEAGKRFVEGLEMFSHLANIGDTRSLVIHPASTTHRQLTAEQQTAAGAGPEVVRLSVGIEDVADIIADLDQSLAKV
- a CDS encoding PaaI family thioesterase; its protein translation is MPVEPILTVDDLNRFLETDFSEVHTDGKIFEVVATGPGFATMRLDPKEKHLRPGGTVSGPTLFALADVTAYITLLAHIGPVALAVTTSLNINFLHKPQLGPLQCTCRILKLGKRLAVLDAAISELDGEELVAHATATYSIPPG
- a CDS encoding cupin domain-containing protein yields the protein MTLALIFDPSSLEPEIGAPAPDRLISGNPQFRTWNFEEAEGGIYAGIWEATPGKWRIVYEEWEYFHILSGHSVVTEEGGAATHLKTGDSMILRPGFKGSWEVIETTRKDYVIRV
- a CDS encoding enoyl-CoA hydratase, producing the protein MADVVSLRRQEPHGLVLREVSGKVLRLTLNNPPANALSIALLDALAAELDAAAKSTDIRVVILAASGELFSAGHDLKELTTHRADEDKGRAFFEKSVRLCADLMLKISHLPQPVIAEIDGLATAAGCQLVASCDLAICTDTSTFCTPGVNIGLFCSTPMVAVSRAAHRKQAMEMLLTGETIDASTAKDFGLVNRIVPKQYLQQVVNKYAAVIASKSPQALKIGKEAFYRQAEMGIAEAYDFATGVMVENMLGRDAEEGMGAFLGKRMPEWKED
- a CDS encoding CoA-binding protein, giving the protein MNHDAYPDFYISDILKSTKTIALVGASPNPERPSHRVMAFLLRKGYTVFPVNPGQAGKEIQGQKVYARLADIPTPIDMVDVFRAAHALPALVDEILALEGRPKVIWGQLSVRDDRAAAKAEEQGIKVVMDRCPAIEYPRLVG
- a CDS encoding HigA family addiction module antitoxin — protein: MRTIKTIANSAEIHPGVMLKEELEARGMTGNALALALRINSGRVSEILNGKRAISADTALRLGRFFGNDPQFWLGLQATYDLAVASRQNGDRIKTEVLPAKSAA
- a CDS encoding EamA family transporter; its protein translation is MPLDVIALVLFGALLHATWNALVKAGSEKSLDAAMVALGAAVVALPFLPFMPLPHPDAWPFILVSALFQFSYFQLVAASYRAGDIGLVYPLMRGVAPLLVAATSGALIGENLSSGALAGVLTISTGVLTLAFEARKGGKHAILLALANAVVIASYTYVDGIGARIALNPISYTLWMALLPPVLLFAWAFVTRGVKPVLRHVRHQWWRGLIGGGGSIGAYGLALWAMTKAPVATVAALRETSILFAIVISIVFLKERVSIFRIAAACLIALGALMLKLA